Genomic DNA from bacterium:
GGTGCGGACAGCAGTTCTGCGACCCGCGCTGCGAACCGCTGATCCGTGATCCCCACCGCACTCAACGGCGCGCGGCCCACGGCCCGGCCCAACGCCTCGCGGTCGAAAGCCACCACGAAGCGAACTCGCCGCGCGGCGAGGAGCGGGAGCAGCTTCTCCCGGCTGTTCGCCGACGCATCCGCCGCGACGACCACGAAACGGATGCGGCCCGCGCGGACCGCCTGTCTGACCTGCGCCGTGCCCGGCACCACCGCGCCCGCGCGGGTGGCCAGGCCGAGGAGTCGGATCGCGGCGTCAGGATCCCGCATCCTCCTGGTCCGCCTTCCCCTCTGCCCCAGCACCGCCCCTGGCGCTGAGGTTCGGCAGCCCGAGGATCTCCGCCGCCACCTCCCGGGCCTCGGCGAGCTCCGCTTCACTCGGGCCCACGCCTTCACCCGCCTCCGGCCCCGACTCCTCGACGGTGAGCTGCTCGATCAGGCGCAGCACCTCGTCCGCATCCTCGGGCGTGAGGCCCGGGATCCGGAGGAGGTCTTCCCGCTCCAAGTCAATGATATCCAAGAACGTAGTATACCCCGCGCTCTCCAGCGCCGCCAGAGTGGAGAGCGGCAGATCGAGCTCACGCAGCGGGAAGTCCGCGACCTCGTCCTCCGATTCGCCGCCGCCGAACAGCGCCTCCTCCGCACCGCGCTCGAGCCACTCGCGGCTGCCATACAGATCGATCTGCCAGCCCAGCAACTGACTCGCCAGCCGCACGTTCTGCCCGTTGCGCCCGATCGCCAGCGAGAGCTGGTCCTCGTCCACGATCGCCGTGATCACACGGCGCGCCGAGTCACTGATCACCTTCGCGACCTTCGCGGGCGCCAGCGCGCGCCGGGCGAAGATCTCCGGGTCCGGGTGCCAGGGCACGATGTCGATCCGCTCGCCGCCCAACTCGCTCACCACCGCCTGGACGCGCGAGCCCTTCAACCCCACGCAGGCGCCGACGGGGTCAATGGACTCGTCCCGCGAGTACACCGCCACCTTCGTCCGTCCACCGACCTCGCGCGCGATCCCCTTGATGTCCACGATACCCTGGTAGATCTCCGGGACCTCCAGCTTGAACAGCGCCGCCACGAACATGGGATCCGCACGCGACAGGATCAGCCGCGGCCCCTTGGGCGTCTCCTCGACCCGCTTCAGCACCGCACGGATCGGCTCGCCCTGACGGAACCGCTCCCGCGGGTTCTGCTCCTTCCACGGGATGATCGCTTCCGCCTCCCGGGTCTTGTTGAGCATCACCACGATCTTGCCACGCTCGACCTGCTGGACTTCTCCGCTCAGCAGCTCGCCGATCCTGTGCGAGTACTCCTCGCGGATGCGCTGGCGCTCGCCCTCGCGGACTCGCTGGATGATCCGCTGCTTGGCGGCCATCACCGCGTTGCGGCCGAACTCCGAGAAGTCCACCGGGATCTCGAGCACGTCGCCCGGCTCGAACTCCGGATCGTCCCACCGGGCCTCCTCGAGGGAGATCTGCCGCGAGGGGTCCTCGACCTCCAGCACCACTTCCTTCAGCACCGTGATCTGGATGTCGCCCTTGTCCTCGTCGATCAGGATCTCCGCCTCGACGTTCGGCCCGAACCGCCGCGCGAGCGCCGCCATGATCCCGTCGCGGATCAGATCGTGGAGCTCCTCACGCGAGAGGTTCTTGTTCGCGATCATCTCGCGGAACGCCGCGAGCACCTGCGTCGCATTCGACATAGGCCTTCCTGCCTGGTGAATCCGCTGCCCGGCCGCTCACGCCGGGTCGCTCCACCGGAACACGAGATTCGCCCGCGCGATCTGACTACGCGGGACCTCGACCTCCTCGCCGTCCTCGAGCCGCAGCCGGACCCGCTCCTCGCCGTCGGTGCTGATCCCGAGCAGCGTGCCGGTCAACCGGCGTCCCCGCCCCGCCAGCGGCCCGTATCCGGTCAAGGCGACCTCCTCGCCCGCGAAGCGCTCAAAGTCGCGCGCCCGCACGAGCGGGCGCTCCACACCGGGCGAGGACACCTCGAGGACGTACCGCTCGGGCAGGCCCTCCACCGTGTCCAGGTACGGCTCGAGCGCGCGGCTCACCCGCGCGCAGTCGTCCAGCGTGACGCCGCGGTCTCCCGCGGCGACGTCGATACGGAGCCGGAGCACCGGCCTCGTCCGGGAGCCGGCCCGTTCCAGCTCGACCAACTCGAACCCGAGGGATTCGAGCCTGGCTTCGAGTTCTCGCTCGAGCGAATCCCAGTCCATGGCAGCCCGTCAATAAAAAAGTGGGGGTACATCCCCCACTTCTCCGGCCACCGATCCGTGGCAGCCTGCACGTGGTGAATATAACTCGACTTGCGGCACGGCGCAAGGGCTCCGGCGCACGGCCGAGTCCCCTCACGGACCCTTCACTCGACGGCTGCCCGCGGCGCCCCCGGCAGCTCACCCGCTCCGCCGCCCCCCGACCCACCGGGTTCATACCCCCGACACGCCAGGACGGGCAGTCGTGGGTAGCGCGGGAACGACGGGTCCGCCGCGGAGCGGCGGCAGAGGTGGAACACCGATCCCCGTCGGCTCCGCACGATCCGGTCGTGGACGCAGGTCGCGCACAGGCCCGCGGCCACGCCGCCGGGGGTCGCGTCACCGGCCTGCATGGGTCGCGCTCCCCTCGCCTCCGGGCCCGGCAGCCGCGGCGCTCACCCCCCCGCCCCCGGCCGAAGCGCCAGGCCGGCGAACTGCCGCCCGGTGTGCCCGGCGCGAT
This window encodes:
- a CDS encoding 50S ribosomal protein L7ae, which translates into the protein MRDPDAAIRLLGLATRAGAVVPGTAQVRQAVRAGRIRFVVVAADASANSREKLLPLLAARRVRFVVAFDREALGRAVGRAPLSAVGITDQRFAARVAELLSAPEAGAGDGQANGGGWAE
- a CDS encoding transcription termination/antitermination protein NusA encodes the protein MSNATQVLAAFREMIANKNLSREELHDLIRDGIMAALARRFGPNVEAEILIDEDKGDIQITVLKEVVLEVEDPSRQISLEEARWDDPEFEPGDVLEIPVDFSEFGRNAVMAAKQRIIQRVREGERQRIREEYSHRIGELLSGEVQQVERGKIVVMLNKTREAEAIIPWKEQNPRERFRQGEPIRAVLKRVEETPKGPRLILSRADPMFVAALFKLEVPEIYQGIVDIKGIAREVGGRTKVAVYSRDESIDPVGACVGLKGSRVQAVVSELGGERIDIVPWHPDPEIFARRALAPAKVAKVISDSARRVITAIVDEDQLSLAIGRNGQNVRLASQLLGWQIDLYGSREWLERGAEEALFGGGESEDEVADFPLRELDLPLSTLAALESAGYTTFLDIIDLEREDLLRIPGLTPEDADEVLRLIEQLTVEESGPEAGEGVGPSEAELAEAREVAAEILGLPNLSARGGAGAEGKADQEDAGS
- a CDS encoding ribosome maturation factor RimP — protein: MDWDSLERELEARLESLGFELVELERAGSRTRPVLRLRIDVAAGDRGVTLDDCARVSRALEPYLDTVEGLPERYVLEVSSPGVERPLVRARDFERFAGEEVALTGYGPLAGRGRRLTGTLLGISTDGEERVRLRLEDGEEVEVPRSQIARANLVFRWSDPA